A DNA window from Paraburkholderia hospita contains the following coding sequences:
- a CDS encoding YkgB family protein, which produces MLKNVHVAEKYDTSVWPLGFLRWALVVIFLWFGCMKFTSYEAHGISSFIVHSPIMGWLNTLFGVQGASDVIGVLELSTAAALILGAFVPIFSALGAAMSCATYIVTLTFMFSTPGVTAAPLGGFPWLSGDVGQFLLKDLVLLAASACLLMKSIQLAPSGAHETAAMSR; this is translated from the coding sequence ATGCTTAAAAACGTACATGTCGCCGAGAAGTATGACACTTCGGTCTGGCCGCTTGGGTTCCTTCGCTGGGCCTTGGTGGTCATATTTCTTTGGTTCGGTTGCATGAAGTTCACTAGTTACGAGGCTCACGGAATCTCTTCGTTTATTGTACATAGTCCGATTATGGGTTGGCTCAATACCCTATTCGGGGTACAAGGTGCGAGTGATGTGATTGGCGTCCTCGAACTGTCGACGGCTGCCGCCCTGATCCTTGGCGCATTTGTCCCGATCTTTTCGGCGCTTGGCGCTGCGATGTCATGCGCGACTTATATCGTCACCTTGACGTTTATGTTTAGCACCCCTGGCGTAACCGCGGCTCCCTTGGGCGGCTTCCCGTGGCTATCAGGCGATGTCGGGCAATTCTTGCTTAAGGACCTTGTTCTTCTCGCGGCGTCCGCCTGCCTTCTGATGAAATCAATTCAATTGGCACCGAGCGGCGCCCATGAGACGGCTGCAATGTCTCGATAG
- a CDS encoding carboxymuconolactone decarboxylase family protein yields MLDMSNLDRLQKLEEHARAGMAAFWAFDKAAFEEGVLSVQTKQLIAIAVALTTQCPYCIELHTTAARDAGATSAQLAETAVVAAAIRAGGTITHATHLMRE; encoded by the coding sequence ATGTTGGACATGTCAAATCTGGACCGTCTTCAAAAGCTTGAAGAACATGCACGAGCAGGAATGGCGGCGTTCTGGGCCTTTGATAAAGCCGCCTTTGAGGAAGGCGTTCTGTCCGTACAGACGAAGCAATTGATTGCGATTGCTGTCGCACTAACCACACAGTGTCCGTATTGTATTGAGCTTCATACAACCGCCGCACGGGACGCCGGTGCGACGAGCGCACAGTTAGCCGAAACCGCAGTGGTCGCAGCCGCGATCCGGGCAGGAGGAACGATCACCCACGCCACTCATCTGATGCGGGAGTAA
- a CDS encoding carboxymuconolactone decarboxylase family protein: MRLDYIKTSPGGVKAFGGVYGYILESGLEDVLIDLVYLRVSQINGCAYCLDMHTRDLIKKNVTPAKLALVQAWREAKPMFTDRERAALAWAESVTLVADTHVPDDDFTSVAAVFSEKELSDLTMAISLMNAYNRLAISFRRTPDSVLVTKG; encoded by the coding sequence GTGAGATTGGACTACATAAAAACCTCGCCTGGTGGTGTGAAGGCGTTTGGCGGCGTTTACGGGTACATACTGGAGTCGGGACTTGAAGACGTGCTCATCGACCTCGTCTACCTGCGCGTGAGCCAGATCAATGGTTGTGCATACTGCCTAGACATGCATACCCGCGATCTGATCAAGAAGAACGTAACGCCGGCGAAGCTGGCCCTTGTACAAGCTTGGCGTGAGGCGAAACCGATGTTCACTGACCGTGAGAGAGCGGCGCTGGCATGGGCAGAATCAGTAACCCTGGTAGCCGATACGCATGTGCCGGACGATGATTTCACTTCCGTCGCCGCAGTGTTCAGTGAGAAAGAGCTCTCTGACCTCACAATGGCCATTAGCTTGATGAACGCCTATAACCGCCTAGCTATCAGCTTTCGTCGCACGCCCGACTCTGTGCTGGTAACGAAGGGCTGA
- a CDS encoding ACT domain-containing protein, which translates to MHESTTNLRTLIASMSPVLNQERVAFVSLALGEMAPEGIPGSAIIGTFREQEGLTVFVELGVAERFNLEISFRAAWITLLLRSDLTSAGLTAAFSGALGAVGISCNVVAATYHDHIFVPLEAADDAMCVLEQLQRDAANQSGMTLQ; encoded by the coding sequence ATGCACGAGAGTACTACGAATCTGAGAACACTTATCGCCTCTATGTCTCCAGTTCTCAATCAGGAGCGCGTCGCGTTTGTAAGTCTCGCTTTGGGTGAAATGGCCCCTGAAGGTATTCCAGGCAGCGCGATTATCGGTACTTTTCGGGAACAAGAAGGGCTAACCGTTTTTGTAGAGCTCGGCGTAGCGGAACGGTTCAATTTAGAGATTTCGTTTCGTGCAGCGTGGATAACTTTGCTGCTTCGCTCGGACCTGACCTCAGCTGGGCTTACGGCTGCGTTCTCCGGTGCATTAGGCGCCGTCGGAATAAGCTGCAATGTGGTCGCTGCGACCTATCACGATCACATTTTTGTGCCGTTGGAAGCTGCCGATGACGCGATGTGCGTCCTTGAGCAACTTCAGCGCGACGCCGCGAACCAGTCCGGTATGACACTTCAATGA
- a CDS encoding SDR family NAD(P)-dependent oxidoreductase: MTSTSQKVVVVTGASQGIGREVVRMFQGLDYRVVATARSIKPSDDANVMAIAGDIGDPATAQRVISETIARFGRLDTLVNNAGIYIGKPFTEHTLEDYAAVVNVNLSGFYHITQLAIAEMERHSSGHVVSVTASVIDAPRTGVYSVLAALTKGGLNAATKSLAIEYARKGIRVNAVAPGIIKSSMHPPETHKALGTLHPLGRMGDMSDIANAILFLDSAPFVTGEILHVDGGMSAGH; this comes from the coding sequence ATGACCAGCACATCTCAAAAAGTTGTGGTTGTAACCGGTGCATCGCAAGGCATAGGCCGCGAAGTAGTCAGGATGTTTCAAGGGCTTGATTATCGCGTTGTCGCGACTGCGCGTTCAATCAAACCGTCGGACGACGCGAATGTTATGGCCATCGCGGGAGATATTGGCGATCCGGCAACCGCACAACGCGTCATTTCCGAAACCATCGCGCGATTCGGCCGGCTCGACACGCTGGTAAACAACGCAGGCATCTACATCGGCAAACCATTTACGGAACACACCCTCGAAGATTACGCTGCAGTGGTAAACGTGAATCTGTCAGGCTTCTATCACATCACTCAGCTCGCCATCGCGGAAATGGAAAGACATTCGAGCGGCCATGTGGTTAGCGTTACTGCAAGCGTAATTGACGCTCCGCGCACCGGTGTATATTCAGTTCTCGCCGCCTTGACCAAGGGAGGTCTAAACGCGGCTACGAAGTCGCTGGCGATTGAGTACGCGAGGAAAGGGATTCGTGTGAACGCCGTCGCGCCCGGAATCATCAAGTCGTCAATGCATCCACCTGAAACCCATAAGGCACTGGGAACCTTGCATCCATTGGGACGCATGGGCGACATGAGCGATATCGCTAACGCAATTCTCTTTCTTGATTCCGCACCATTTGTCACAGGGGAAATCCTTCACGTCGACGGTGGCATGAGCGCCGGTCATTAG
- a CDS encoding AraC family transcriptional regulator, with translation MSQVDWLSHLLQMITIAGQLEVRCAYGAPWQVAWGKSAAHEIPYHVVLKGRAIIEDPEAGTTRELVGGDIVLLTGGSAHVLHDGSGHAPGPTYNRQVSAGWTVSQNDGDGQRLDMLCGRFFIGSPHDRLIRDYLPTNLVVRAAAAGSAKQGPVSASNQLSSLVALMREESVSDKPGGRAILNALSSALFTLTLRAASESEQAPAGLLALAGHPRLAPAIFAMFTDPARPWNLPELAGLCGMSRATFMRHFQDKLGRSASEMLTDIRMSRAANELKKPAMSTEAVADSVGYRSVAAFRRAFTDKIGMTPGQWRSQARDGA, from the coding sequence ATGTCTCAAGTCGACTGGCTGAGCCATCTCCTGCAAATGATAACTATCGCTGGCCAGCTGGAAGTACGCTGCGCCTATGGCGCGCCGTGGCAAGTGGCCTGGGGCAAGTCTGCCGCCCATGAAATTCCATACCACGTCGTCCTGAAAGGCCGGGCCATTATTGAGGATCCCGAGGCGGGAACCACAAGGGAGCTGGTAGGCGGAGACATCGTGCTGTTGACTGGCGGATCAGCCCATGTGCTCCATGATGGCAGTGGACATGCACCGGGTCCTACCTATAATCGCCAGGTGTCTGCAGGATGGACGGTCAGTCAGAACGATGGCGATGGTCAGCGTCTCGATATGTTATGTGGCCGATTTTTCATCGGATCGCCCCACGACCGGCTGATTCGCGATTACCTCCCGACCAATCTGGTGGTACGGGCGGCGGCCGCCGGATCGGCGAAACAGGGACCGGTATCTGCCTCGAACCAGCTGTCCAGTCTTGTAGCGCTGATGCGCGAAGAATCCGTCAGCGACAAACCGGGCGGCCGCGCCATCCTCAACGCCCTTTCTTCAGCGCTGTTCACACTCACGCTACGCGCAGCAAGTGAGTCCGAACAGGCCCCCGCAGGCTTGCTCGCGCTTGCGGGACACCCACGACTGGCGCCCGCCATTTTCGCCATGTTCACCGATCCAGCGCGGCCGTGGAACCTGCCCGAGCTCGCTGGCTTGTGCGGCATGTCACGCGCCACCTTCATGCGGCACTTTCAGGACAAGCTTGGGCGCTCCGCAAGCGAAATGCTCACCGACATCCGCATGAGCCGGGCCGCCAATGAGCTCAAGAAGCCGGCGATGAGCACGGAAGCCGTAGCTGACTCAGTCGGATACCGATCCGTGGCGGCATTTCGGCGCGCTTTCACCGACAAGATAGGAATGACACCAGGGCAATGGCGCAGTCAGGCGCGCGACGGAGCGTAA
- a CDS encoding nitroreductase family protein has translation MTNAVIECILSRSAAKYYDPAATLSDDQIRELVRIGTSAPTSFHLQNWRFIAVRTPEAKAKLSPIAWNQPAITDAAVTFIVCGQLADSSVIPDRLAPLVEDGVMPAEMVSEWEIPARGLYKEYPQRQRDEAVRSGTFGAAAMIYAARSLGLGSTPMIGFDAEAVHREFGLADDEVPVMLLTVGAERSGNWAQKPRRPVADVLDLV, from the coding sequence ATGACCAATGCCGTCATTGAATGTATCCTGAGCCGTAGCGCCGCCAAGTACTACGACCCCGCCGCCACCTTGAGCGACGACCAGATTCGCGAACTGGTGCGTATCGGCACCTCGGCGCCAACGTCCTTTCACTTGCAGAACTGGCGCTTCATCGCCGTTCGCACGCCCGAGGCCAAGGCCAAGCTAAGTCCGATCGCCTGGAATCAGCCTGCGATCACCGATGCCGCTGTTACCTTCATCGTCTGCGGCCAGCTGGCCGATTCCAGCGTGATACCCGATCGCCTGGCTCCTCTTGTGGAAGACGGCGTCATGCCCGCGGAGATGGTGTCGGAATGGGAAATCCCGGCGCGCGGTCTGTACAAGGAATACCCCCAGCGTCAGCGAGACGAGGCAGTGCGCAGTGGGACCTTTGGCGCCGCAGCAATGATCTATGCGGCCCGCTCACTTGGACTGGGTTCTACGCCGATGATCGGTTTCGATGCCGAAGCCGTGCACCGTGAGTTTGGTTTGGCCGACGATGAAGTGCCGGTCATGTTGTTGACAGTAGGTGCAGAGCGTTCGGGAAACTGGGCACAGAAGCCGCGCCGTCCCGTCGCCGATGTACTGGACCTGGTATGA
- a CDS encoding carboxymuconolactone decarboxylase family protein: MPRTIVLSPENVPAESKPTLDAFTKNIGFTPNMMASFAQSPIAFNAWATLLGSLSKALDVKTRDSIGLAVSEVNACNYCLSVHSFTAKHMAQLPPEEVVLARKGHASDPKRDAAVQFARKVIETRGQVTDADLKAVRDAGYSDANVMEIVALVAMYSLTNFFNNVFDPEKDFPAVTPAGSI, from the coding sequence ATGCCAAGAACTATTGTGCTATCGCCGGAAAACGTGCCGGCTGAGTCGAAACCTACTCTCGATGCTTTCACGAAAAACATCGGATTCACTCCGAACATGATGGCATCCTTCGCACAAAGCCCGATCGCGTTCAACGCCTGGGCGACCCTGCTCGGCTCCCTGAGTAAGGCGCTCGACGTGAAGACGCGCGACAGCATCGGTCTGGCTGTCTCCGAGGTGAATGCCTGCAACTACTGTCTGTCAGTTCACAGCTTTACGGCCAAGCATATGGCCCAGCTGCCGCCGGAGGAAGTCGTTCTCGCCCGGAAGGGCCACGCGAGCGATCCGAAGCGCGACGCCGCCGTCCAGTTCGCGCGAAAGGTCATCGAGACACGCGGCCAGGTCACTGACGCCGATCTGAAAGCCGTCCGCGATGCCGGGTATTCGGATGCGAACGTCATGGAGATCGTTGCGCTGGTCGCCATGTATTCTCTGACGAACTTCTTCAATAACGTGTTCGACCCCGAGAAGGACTTCCCCGCCGTTACACCGGCTGGCTCGATTTGA
- a CDS encoding FAD-dependent oxidoreductase: MNTDDEFTFDLEPNAWEDNANGQSPSMTDDFPDIPPGTTVLSHGVSANYGRYISNVPSSGGADTPRNAPEGRSANYGYYLNRSRAPEQERQGTVLAQRRPQMFPRLNDADVERLRRFGTIESWKSGETMFRAGDPGLGIRIILRGSVVLTRRDGLGQSQFLVELGEGQFLGETAQLTGKPYLVDGSAIKDVRAILISPSQLRALLIEEAQLGEIIMRALILRRAELVQDGSGPVLIGPSTDSKTLALEGFFRRANHPYRVVDTESDLETVSVLSKLPDWRESTPIVVLADGTILRCPDEPTLAERLGLLPELTPTKIYDVAIVGAGPAGLAAAVYAASEGLSVIVFDSHGAGGQAAASARIENFLGFPAGISGQALAYRAFMQALKFGAEISIPSEILKLECAASPFAVHLTGGRLVRAHSVVIASGASYRRPDIAGLDLATAKGVYYWASAVEAKLCQGTEVVLVGGGNSAGQAIVYLSNYASHVHVLVRRGGLQETMSRYLIDRVMALHNVTIHTRATIESASTDEDGLCGLTVKANGRGASILTRHLFFFTGADPNTQWLRECEVEVDDRGFVLTRTADASDPVRCLTFQTNVPGIFAIGDVRSSSIKRVSAAVGEGAAVISEIHSMLTRASVH, encoded by the coding sequence ATGAATACAGACGATGAATTCACGTTCGACCTCGAACCCAATGCTTGGGAAGACAATGCGAATGGACAGTCGCCCAGCATGACCGACGACTTCCCTGATATCCCGCCGGGGACCACTGTTCTCAGCCACGGTGTTTCCGCAAATTACGGACGCTACATTTCCAATGTACCGTCGAGTGGTGGAGCGGACACACCACGGAATGCGCCTGAGGGGCGGTCCGCCAACTATGGCTATTACCTAAACCGTAGTCGTGCGCCCGAGCAAGAAAGGCAGGGGACTGTTCTCGCGCAACGGCGCCCTCAGATGTTTCCCCGGCTGAACGATGCGGACGTCGAACGGTTACGTCGGTTTGGGACGATTGAGTCTTGGAAAAGCGGTGAAACCATGTTCAGAGCCGGTGACCCAGGACTGGGAATACGAATTATTTTACGTGGCAGTGTCGTGCTTACCCGGCGAGATGGGCTGGGGCAGTCACAATTTTTGGTTGAACTGGGCGAAGGACAATTCCTTGGGGAGACTGCGCAGCTGACCGGGAAACCGTACCTGGTAGACGGATCTGCGATCAAAGATGTCCGTGCGATTCTGATCTCACCCTCCCAGCTGCGTGCGCTTCTCATAGAGGAGGCACAGCTTGGCGAAATCATCATGCGCGCACTTATACTGCGCCGCGCGGAACTCGTTCAGGACGGCAGTGGACCGGTACTGATCGGGCCATCGACAGATAGCAAGACCTTGGCACTGGAGGGATTTTTTCGGCGGGCGAATCATCCGTACCGGGTGGTTGACACGGAGAGTGATCTGGAAACCGTGAGCGTTCTTTCAAAGCTGCCAGACTGGCGCGAATCGACACCTATCGTGGTGCTGGCCGATGGAACGATATTGCGTTGCCCCGACGAGCCAACTCTCGCTGAAAGGCTCGGGCTTTTGCCAGAATTGACGCCGACGAAGATCTATGATGTAGCGATAGTCGGCGCGGGGCCAGCCGGATTGGCGGCCGCGGTATACGCGGCATCGGAGGGCCTGTCGGTCATTGTGTTTGACTCACACGGTGCCGGAGGACAGGCAGCGGCCAGCGCGCGTATTGAAAACTTTCTCGGCTTTCCTGCTGGAATTTCAGGTCAAGCGTTGGCATATCGGGCGTTTATGCAGGCACTGAAGTTCGGTGCGGAAATCTCGATTCCATCGGAAATCTTGAAGCTGGAGTGCGCGGCATCGCCGTTTGCAGTGCATCTCACCGGCGGCCGTCTAGTCCGCGCGCACTCAGTCGTGATAGCGAGCGGGGCCTCGTATCGCCGTCCAGATATCGCTGGTCTGGACTTGGCCACTGCCAAAGGCGTCTATTATTGGGCTTCAGCCGTCGAGGCGAAGCTTTGTCAGGGGACGGAAGTTGTACTTGTTGGAGGGGGAAATTCAGCCGGCCAGGCAATCGTGTACCTCTCGAACTATGCGAGCCATGTCCACGTACTTGTAAGGCGAGGCGGGCTTCAGGAAACTATGTCTCGATATCTGATTGATCGTGTAATGGCGCTACACAATGTAACGATACACACACGTGCGACGATCGAATCGGCGTCCACTGATGAAGACGGGCTCTGCGGGTTGACAGTCAAGGCAAACGGACGTGGCGCGTCTATTTTGACCAGACACCTCTTTTTTTTCACTGGTGCCGATCCAAATACTCAGTGGCTTCGCGAATGCGAAGTAGAAGTCGACGATAGAGGATTCGTTTTAACAAGGACTGCTGATGCATCTGATCCTGTTCGTTGCCTCACATTTCAGACCAATGTGCCGGGTATTTTCGCGATAGGTGACGTGCGCTCCTCGTCTATCAAGCGAGTCTCGGCCGCGGTCGGAGAAGGTGCGGCTGTCATATCGGAAATTCATTCGATGCTCACGCGAGCGAGTGTGCATTGA
- a CDS encoding glutathione S-transferase N-terminal domain-containing protein, with protein MTLNHSIFTRWPAKHPDRLQLFSLPTPNGVKVGIMLEETGLAYEPHRIDIIANENQESAFLTLNPNGKIPAIFDPNGPSGHPLALFESGAILIYLADKTGQFLSSDPNTRYETIQWLMWQMGGVGPMFGQVGFFNKFAGKAYEDKRPRDRYAAESARLLGVLDERLATRQWVMDYGYSIADISLLGWVRNLIGFYEARELVGFDRFKNVQRWLDHGLSRPAVQRGLQVTAA; from the coding sequence GTGACACTCAATCATTCGATTTTCACGCGCTGGCCAGCGAAGCACCCAGATAGGCTCCAGCTCTTTTCCCTCCCAACGCCCAACGGCGTGAAGGTCGGGATCATGCTGGAGGAGACAGGTCTCGCATATGAGCCGCACCGCATCGACATCATCGCAAACGAGAACCAGGAATCGGCTTTCCTGACGCTCAACCCCAATGGCAAGATTCCAGCGATCTTCGACCCTAACGGGCCGAGCGGCCATCCACTCGCATTGTTCGAATCGGGAGCAATCCTGATCTATCTCGCCGACAAGACCGGACAGTTCCTCTCGAGCGATCCAAACACGCGCTACGAAACAATCCAGTGGCTGATGTGGCAAATGGGTGGTGTGGGGCCGATGTTCGGCCAGGTTGGCTTCTTCAACAAATTCGCCGGCAAGGCATACGAGGACAAGCGCCCGCGCGATCGCTACGCAGCCGAGTCAGCGCGTCTGCTCGGCGTCCTTGACGAACGACTGGCGACTCGCCAATGGGTGATGGACTACGGATATAGCATTGCAGACATCTCGCTGCTCGGCTGGGTGCGCAACCTGATCGGCTTCTATGAGGCACGGGAACTCGTCGGGTTCGACCGGTTCAAGAACGTCCAGCGCTGGCTCGACCATGGTCTTTCGCGGCCAGCGGTACAGCGCGGACTGCAAGTGACGGCTGCATAA
- a CDS encoding cupin domain-containing protein produces the protein MKVHSILPSLVVTMSLGFAGAAAAQDVGETVKPNFSRALPNIPGKSLTAVEVVYPPGAASHPHTHAKSAFIYAYVVSGSVVSKVNNEPEHVYKAGESFFEEPGSLHAVSRNASKTEPAKLLAVFVVDSDDKQLTTNVK, from the coding sequence ATGAAAGTTCATAGCATTCTTCCTTCCCTTGTTGTCACCATGAGTTTGGGATTTGCCGGTGCCGCTGCGGCTCAAGACGTCGGCGAAACGGTCAAGCCGAATTTCTCAAGAGCGCTACCGAATATTCCCGGAAAATCGCTTACGGCCGTGGAAGTCGTCTACCCTCCCGGTGCCGCCTCACATCCTCACACGCATGCCAAATCGGCATTCATTTACGCATACGTGGTTTCAGGAAGCGTGGTCAGCAAAGTGAACAACGAGCCGGAGCACGTCTACAAGGCAGGCGAAAGCTTCTTCGAGGAGCCCGGCTCTCTACACGCAGTGAGCCGTAATGCGAGCAAAACAGAGCCCGCGAAGCTGCTTGCCGTCTTCGTTGTCGATTCGGATGATAAGCAACTGACGACCAACGTCAAGTAG
- a CDS encoding nitroreductase family protein, giving the protein MTNATTTTNAVIECILSRSAAKYYDPAATLSDDQIHELVRIGTSAPTSFHLQNWRFIAVRTPEAKAKLSPIAWNQPAITDAAVTFIVCGQLADSSVIPDRLAPLVEAGVMPAEMVSEWEIPARGLYKEYPQRQRDEAVRSGTFGAAAMIYAARSLGLGSTPMIGFDAEAVHREFGLADDEVPVMLLTVGAERSGNWAQKPRRPVADVLDLV; this is encoded by the coding sequence ATGACCAACGCAACTACCACGACCAATGCCGTCATTGAATGTATCCTGAGCCGTAGCGCCGCCAAGTACTACGACCCCGCCGCCACCTTGAGCGACGACCAGATTCACGAACTGGTGCGTATCGGCACCTCGGCGCCAACGTCCTTTCACTTGCAGAACTGGCGCTTCATCGCCGTTCGCACGCCCGAGGCCAAGGCCAAGCTGAGTCCGATCGCCTGGAATCAGCCTGCGATCACCGATGCCGCTGTTACCTTCATCGTCTGCGGCCAGCTGGCCGATTCCAGCGTGATACCCGATCGCCTGGCTCCTCTTGTGGAAGCCGGCGTCATGCCCGCGGAGATGGTGTCGGAATGGGAAATCCCGGCGCGCGGTCTGTACAAGGAATACCCCCAGCGTCAGCGAGACGAGGCAGTGCGCAGTGGGACCTTTGGCGCCGCAGCAATGATCTATGCGGCCCGCTCGCTCGGACTGGGTTCTACGCCGATGATCGGTTTCGATGCCGAAGCCGTGCACCGTGAGTTTGGTTTGGCCGACGATGAAGTGCCGGTCATGTTGTTGACAGTAGGTGCAGAGCGTTCGGGAAACTGGGCACAGAAGCCGCGCCGTCCCGTCGCCGATGTACTGGACCTGGTATGA
- a CDS encoding carboxymuconolactone decarboxylase family protein, which yields MPRTIVLSPENVPAESKPTLDAFTKNIGFTPNMMASFAQSPIAFNAWATLLGSLSKALDVKTRDSIGLAVSEVNACNYCLSVHSFTAKHMAQLAPEEVVLARKGHASDPKRDAAVQFARKVIETRGQVTDADLKAVRDAGYSDANVMEIVALVAMYSLTNFFNNVFDPEKDFPAVTPAGSV from the coding sequence ATGCCAAGAACTATTGTGCTATCGCCGGAAAACGTGCCGGCTGAGTCGAAACCTACTCTCGATGCTTTCACGAAAAACATCGGATTCACTCCGAACATGATGGCATCCTTCGCACAAAGCCCGATCGCGTTCAACGCCTGGGCGACCCTGCTCGGCTCCCTGAGTAAGGCGCTCGACGTGAAGACGCGCGACAGCATCGGTCTGGCTGTCTCCGAGGTGAATGCCTGCAACTACTGTCTGTCAGTTCACAGCTTTACGGCCAAGCATATGGCCCAGCTGGCGCCGGAGGAAGTCGTTCTCGCCCGGAAGGGCCACGCGAGCGATCCGAAGCGCGACGCCGCCGTCCAGTTCGCGCGCAAAGTCATCGAGACACGCGGCCAGGTCACTGACGCCGATCTGAAAGCCGTCCGCGATGCCGGGTATTCGGATGCGAACGTCATGGAGATCGTCGCGCTGGTCGCCATGTATTCTCTGACGAACTTCTTCAATAACGTGTTCGACCCCGAGAAGGACTTCCCCGCCGTTACACCGGCTGGCTCCGTCTGA
- the pdxR gene encoding MocR-like pyridoxine biosynthesis transcription factor PdxR, translating into MTILNLTLDRASKTSLSEQIRLGIVGAIENGILVPGARLPSWVDLATQLGVARGTVRTAYERLSDAQLVVSSRAGGTRISDHTGMARPSGEPARSFETNQPSALYQHFLSGSSIFQNGVPASDCFPRILFARLRARAARDEVEALASYPDPRGEHQLRREIAAHLALSRGVECLPSQIFISGGFTGALGVALRVIQPEGRKAWVENPGFLPSRMALELSRLETVPVPVDEDGLDVAYGERHAPDAAIALVTPGQQAPLGPTLSLARRVRLLEWAGNADAWIIEDDYLGELQLGRRAAPALASLDRAGRVIHIGSFSKTISPTLRLGFVVAPASLVSRFEEVVACLATAPGPAVQLATAEFMRDGHYMRHLRRMKRIYASRSNAVLASLEAKGLEVYPSGLAVVLRLADGVDDKRIVREAYAYGLAPGPLSRWYCSEDTQRSGLLLGVATAIERQLPNACDRLQQLIRKFS; encoded by the coding sequence ATGACTATTCTGAATCTGACGCTTGACCGTGCGTCCAAAACCTCGCTGTCGGAGCAGATTCGACTGGGCATCGTTGGTGCGATCGAAAATGGAATACTCGTTCCTGGTGCCAGGCTGCCTTCTTGGGTGGACTTGGCTACGCAGCTAGGAGTGGCACGTGGCACAGTCCGGACAGCGTATGAGCGGCTGTCCGATGCGCAGTTGGTCGTTTCATCTCGCGCGGGCGGGACCAGAATCTCCGACCATACGGGCATGGCGCGTCCTTCCGGGGAACCTGCGCGTTCCTTTGAGACGAATCAGCCATCTGCGTTATACCAACACTTCCTGTCCGGGTCTTCCATCTTTCAGAATGGGGTACCAGCGTCGGACTGTTTCCCTCGTATCCTGTTTGCTCGGCTCAGAGCTCGTGCGGCGCGTGACGAGGTCGAAGCGCTCGCGTCCTATCCGGACCCTCGCGGGGAACATCAACTGCGGCGAGAAATCGCGGCCCATCTGGCTCTGTCACGCGGCGTCGAATGTTTGCCCTCCCAAATCTTCATCTCGGGAGGGTTTACAGGGGCGCTTGGTGTTGCACTCCGAGTGATACAACCGGAAGGTCGAAAGGCGTGGGTCGAGAACCCGGGATTTCTCCCCAGTCGTATGGCTTTGGAGCTTTCGCGGCTCGAAACGGTTCCCGTTCCGGTGGACGAAGACGGTCTCGACGTCGCTTACGGCGAACGGCACGCACCGGACGCTGCGATTGCTCTCGTAACGCCCGGGCAGCAGGCGCCTTTAGGTCCCACATTGTCGCTTGCCCGACGCGTTCGGCTCCTGGAATGGGCAGGGAATGCCGATGCCTGGATCATTGAAGACGATTATCTGGGTGAGCTTCAGCTGGGACGGCGCGCCGCGCCCGCCCTTGCATCGTTGGACAGAGCGGGCCGGGTGATTCATATAGGTTCTTTCAGTAAGACCATCAGCCCGACACTTCGGCTCGGATTCGTCGTTGCGCCGGCTTCCCTCGTGTCGCGGTTTGAAGAAGTTGTGGCCTGTCTCGCCACCGCTCCCGGTCCGGCCGTGCAATTGGCGACCGCGGAATTCATGCGAGATGGGCACTATATGCGGCATTTGCGTCGGATGAAGCGAATCTATGCGAGCCGAAGCAACGCGGTTCTGGCGAGTCTGGAAGCCAAGGGGTTGGAGGTCTATCCATCCGGACTTGCAGTGGTGCTCAGGCTTGCCGATGGCGTGGACGATAAGAGGATCGTCCGGGAAGCATATGCCTACGGGCTTGCGCCGGGGCCTTTGTCGCGCTGGTATTGCTCAGAGGACACACAGCGATCGGGGCTACTCCTCGGCGTAGCCACTGCGATTGAACGGCAACTTCCGAATGCGTGTGATCGTTTGCAACAGCTGATCCGGAAGTTCTCATAG